A portion of the Cryptomeria japonica chromosome 5, Sugi_1.0, whole genome shotgun sequence genome contains these proteins:
- the LOC131027106 gene encoding copalyl diphosphate synthase 1-like, whose translation MCIDDDIATIRLLFSDIKRRHTSLSAYDTAWVAMVPSLDNSKLPQFPQCLSWIMENQLWDGSWGLLDLPYIKDRLSHTLACLIALRTWNVGPENVEMGLTFIKQNIAKIASEDKYNPLGFDLIFTAMLEDARGLCLELPYDSPPIKMMFTKREKILKSIGINHMNEYDPSLIFMVEGIRKIVDWNKVLRHENKDGSLFHSPSTTACALMYTRKSSCLKYLNSMLEDLENGVPSVYPINLVPGLSMVDSLESLGIARHFKHEIKQVLDDVYRLWTENEIIQGISSASDIINLSTSFRILRWNGYDVSPDVFLSCLRDSDFLLSLENSGQAITALLNLYRASQLMFPGETILEEAKSFSQNYLENIMMDEQNIALKDLEEEVKHALDVPWIASVDRIEHRRYMKTFPFDDVWIGKTSYRIPFIGKDCLLTLATKDYNICQAVQQKDLQELEKWSVDSKLGDLHFARQKLVGCYFSAASTIFSLEMSTARIVWTKNGILITVMDDFFDVEGSTEEIQCFVEAIRRWDPRAVCNSSDNVKTLFFAIYNTVNDIAQEAWGFQDRDISIHLREIWYRLAISMMKEAEWIKTGYIPSMQEYINNGEITIALEPILFTSLYFVGPKLSEKTIHHPEYNNLMQLVNTCGRLLNDIQSYEREIKQGKLNSMSLFMKEYPTTSIKDATKWIRLTVTESTQQLLKNLLQPSVLPRDCKQLYWNLVRNIQMVFLNTDEFTSPIVMLEHIKAVLFDPVI comes from the exons ATGTGCATTGATGATGATATTGCAACGATAAGATTGTTGTTCTCAGATATTAAGAGAAGACACACATCTCTTTCTGCTTATGATACAGCTTGGGTAGCCATGGTCCCTTCTTTAGATAACTCAAAATTACCACAATTTCCCCAGTGTCTTTCATGGATAATGGAGAATCAACTTTGGGATGGATCTTGGGGATTATTAGACTTGCCTTATATTAAGGACCGCCTCTCTCACACTTTGGCATGCCTTATAGCACTTCGAACATGGAATGTTGGCCCTGAAAACGTGGAAATGG GCTTgacattcataaaacaaaatattGCAAAGATAGCTAGTGAGGACAAATATAATCCCCTAGGCTTTGATCTGATCTTCACTGCCATGTTAGAGGATGCAAGAGGCTTGTGTTTGGAACTCCCTTATGATTCACCTCCTATAAAGATGATGTTCACTAAGCGAGAAAAAATCCTTAAAAG CATTGGAATTAACCATATGAATGAGTATGACCCATCCCTCATTTTCATGGTTGAGGGTATTCGGAAGATAGTTGATTGGAACAAAGTTTTGAGACATGAGAACAAGGATGGATCGCTCTTCCATTCTCCCTCTACAACTGCTTGTGCTCTAATGTACACTAGAAAATCTAGCTGCCTCAAGTATTTGAATTCAATGCTAGAAGATTTGGAAAATGGAG TGCCTAGTGTTTATCCTATAAATTTGGTTCCTGGTCTCTCAAtggtagatagtttggaaagcttAGGTATAGCAAGACATTTCAAACATGAGATAAAACAGGTTCTAGATGATGTCTATAg ATTATGGACAGAGAATGAAATAATTCAGGGAATATCATCAGCATCAGACATAATTAACCTGTCCACCAGTTTCAGGATCCTACGATGGAATGGATATGATGTGTCTCCAG ATGTCTTTCTCAGTTGCTTGAGGGATAGTGACTTCTTACTATCTCTAGAAAATAGTGGCCAAGCTATTACAGCATTGTTGAATTTGTATAGAGCATCTCAGTTGATGTTCCCAGGTGAAACAATTCTTGAAGAAGCAAAATCCTTCTcccaaaactatcttgaaaatatcATGATGGATGAACAAAATATAGCGCTCAAAGACCTTGAAGAAGAG GTTAAGCATGCACTGGATGTCCCTTGGATAGCTAGTGTGGACAGAATAGAACATCGCAGATACATGAAAACGTTTCCTTTTGATGATGTTTGGATTGGAAAGACAAGTTATAG GATCCCCTTTATAGGCAAGGATTGCCTTTTAACTTTAGCTACAAAAGACTACAATATCTGCCAAGCAGTTCAACAAAAGGACTTACAGGAGTTGGAAAA ATGGAGTGTAGACTCAAAACTTGGTGACCTACACTTTGCTCGACAAAAGCTTGTAGGCTGCTATTTTTCTGCCGCCTCAACAATTTTTAGCCTTGAAATGTCTACTGCCCGCATTGTGTGGACTAAGAATGGAATTCTCATTACGGTAATGGATGACTTTTTTGATGTGGAGGGTTCCACTGAAGAGATTCAGTGCTTTGTTGAAGCTATTAGGAG GTGGGATCCAAGAGCTGTATGTAATTCTTCAGACAATGTGAAAACTTTATTCTTTGCAATTTATAACACTGTCAATGATATTGCTCAAGAAGCTTGGGGTTTCCAAGATCGGGACATAAGCATTCACTTGAGAGAAATT TGGTACAGATTGGCAATCTCAATGATGAAGGAGGCTGAATGGATCAAAACTGGATATATACCATCGATGCAGGAATACATAAACAATGGAGAAATAACAATTGCCTTGGAACCAATTCTTTTTACATCACTCTATTTTGTAGGTCCTAAACTTTCAGAGAAAACCATCCACCATCCTGAGTACAACAATCTCATGCAGCTTGTCAATACTTGTGGGCGCCTTTTGAATGACATTCAGAGCTATGAG AGGGAGATCAAGCAAGGAAAGCTCAACTCCATGTCATTGTTCATGAAAGAATATCCAACAACATCTATTAAGGATGCTACTAAGTGGATTAGGCTAACCGTAACTGAAAGCACACAACAATTACTCAAAAACTTGCTGCAACCAAGTGTTCTCCCTCGTGATTGTAAGCAATTATATTGGAATTTGGTCAGAAATATCCAAATGGTTTTCCTCAACACTGACGAATTCACATCTCCTATTGTGATGCTTGAACATATAAAGGCGGTTCTTTTTGATCCTGTAATATAA